One Xyrauchen texanus isolate HMW12.3.18 chromosome 34, RBS_HiC_50CHRs, whole genome shotgun sequence genomic window carries:
- the LOC127627823 gene encoding peroxiredoxin-5, mitochondrial-like, whose amino-acid sequence MISSTMLQKGARASLCIRLLHSTHITSMPIQVGQRLPAVEVHEKDPGNKLSMSDLFKGKKGVLFGVPGAFTPGCSKTHLPGFIEMAADLKAKGVQEIACISVNDVFVMSAWGKESGADGKVRMLADPTGAFTKAVDLFLDNDHLMEVLGNLRSQRYSMLIEDGVVKKLNVEPDGTGLTCSLASNFLGDI is encoded by the exons ATGATTTCCTCTACGATGCTTCAGAAGGGCGCCCGTGCCTCCCTCTGCATTAGACTGCTACACTCTACACACATCACTAGCATGCCGATTCAG GTTGGTCAACGTCTTCCTGCTGTAGAGGTCCATGAGAAAGACCCAGGAAATAAGCTCTCAATGTCTGACCTCTTTAAGGGCAAAAAAGGAGTGCTGTTTGGCGTTCCAGGGGCATTCACTCCTGGATGTTCAAAG ACTCATCTCCCAGGGTTTATAGAGATGGCTGCAGATTTGAAGGCCAAAGGTGTGCAGGAGATTGCTTGCATCTCTGTCAATGATGTATTCGTTATGTCTGCCTGGGGCAAGGAGAGTGGAGCAGATGGCAAG GTGCGGATGCTGGCTGACCCCACTGGAGCTTTTACAAAG GCAGTGGATCTCTTTCTGGACAATGATCATTTGATGGAGGTGCTTGGGAATTTGAGGTCTCAAAG GTACTCCATGCTAATTGAAGATGGAGTGGTCAAGAAGCTCAACGTGGAGCCTGATGGGACAGGCCTGACCTGCAGCTTGGCCTCAAACTTTCTGGgggatatttaa
- the LOC127627965 gene encoding nuclear RNA export factor 1-like, with protein MATADDSHYYNEHDDRVGGPKHRNRKGRGPFRAPMHSDQMSRPRHRGGHSGGGGPGPRSRLQDDDGDVTMAEGSQDSQRRFNPYGRPQNRREDRNRKGGRGGNGDSRGHRGHGSRGGGGGGGGGGDGNQKNWFKITIPFGKKYDKNWLLPALQNLCSMPFHAVHYHTDGNRAQFYIEDSTTANALVKVSRKITDKDGYKVSVLMNSCPPPTLINVDLKPEDLDHLKQCMAKRFDGSQQALDLNNIRVDPDLVSQNIEVTLNRKNSMQGVIKIIEENIPELLSLNLSNNRLFRLDDLADIVNKVPNLKILNLSHNELKTERELDKLKGLKLVDLSLGGNPLCGHFKTHADYVSAIRERFPKLLKLDGHDLPPPIGFDLEVAPAVLPPCKPSYFCSEDIKSIILCFLQQYYNVYDSGDRQPLLDAYHDGAIFSLSIPYIVQNPSKSSLGEYQKDSRNIRRLKDPTSRHRLLKHTRLNVVAFLNELPKTQHDIASFNVDVNIYTATLLAFTVSGVFKEVDGKSRDSFRAFSRVFIAVPAGNAGLCIVNDELFVRNATTEEIRRAFVAPAPTPSSSPVPTLSAPQQEMLAAFSLKSGMNLEWSQKCLHDNDWDFDRAAQIFTGLKAHGKIPDVAFVK; from the exons ATGGCGACAGCAGACGACTCGCACTATTATAATG AGCATGATGACCGCGTTGGAGGACCAAAGCATCGTAACCGGAAAGGCAGAGGCCCTTTCAGAGCACCCATGCACAGTGATCAGATGTCCAGACCGAGGCATCGAGGGGGTCACAGTGGGGGTGGAGGGCCTGGTCCCAGGTCAAGATTACAGGATGATGATGGAGATGTAACTATGGCAGAAGGCTCACAAGACTCCCAGCGTAGATT TAATCCATATGGGCGGCCACAGAATCGGCGTGAGGATCGTAATCGTAAGGGTGGACGAGGAGGAAATGGAGATAGTCGGGGTCACAGAGGTCATGgatccagaggaggaggaggaggtggcgGTGGTGGTGGTGATGGAAACCAAAAGAATTGGTTTAAAATAACT ATTCCTTTTGggaaaaaatatgacaaaaattggCTTCTGCCAGCGCTTCAGAACCTCTGTTCCATGCCATTCCATGCAGTTCAT TATCACACAGATGGCAACAGGGCCCAGTTTTACATTGAAGATTCCACAACTGCTAACGCTTTGGTTAAAGTGTCTCGGAAAATAACAGACAAAGATGGATACAAG GTGTCAGTTCTTATGAACAGCTGCCCGCCACCCACTTTGATTAATGTTGATCTGAAGCCTGAAGATCTGGACCATCTGAAG caaTGCATGGCAAAGCGCTTTGATGGATCTCAACAGGCTCTAGATCTAAACAACATCAGAGTTGACCCAG ATTTGGTTTCTCAAAACATTGAGGTCACATTGAATAGAAAGAACTCCATGCAAGGGGTCATCAAAATCATTGAAGAGAACATTCCTGAG CTGTTGTCACTCAACTTGAGCAACAACAGGTTGTTCAGACTTGATGACTTGGCTGATATTGTCAACAAAGTTCCCAACCTGAAGATTCTCAATCTTTCACACAATGAG CTCAAAACAGAGCGAGAACTTGATAAACTGAAGGGTCTGAAGCTGGTGGATCTTTCATTGGGGGGGAATCCTCTGTGTGGCCACTTCAAAACCCATGCGGACTATGTCAG TGCCATTCGGGAACGATTCCCCAAGCTGCTCAAACTG GATGGACACGATCTTCCGCCTCCCATTGGTTTTGACTTAGAGGTTGCTCCCGCTGTTCTACCCCCTTGCAAG CCTAGTTACTTCTGTTCAGAGGACATCAAGAGCATTATCCTTTGCTTCCTGCAACA GTATTACAACGTATATGACTCAGGAGATAGACAGCCCCTGCTGGATGCCTATCATGATGGAGCTATTTTCTCTCTCAGCATTCCCTACATCGTGCAGAACCCTTCAAA GAGTAGTTTAGGGGAGTATCAGAAAGACAGTCGCAATATTAGGCGCCTGAAAGACCCCA CTTCACGGCATCGTTTGCTGAAACATACACGATTAAATGTGGTGGCTTTCCTCAATGAGCTCCCCAAAACCCAGCATGACATTGCATCCTTTAATGTGGATGTCAACATCTACACA GCAACACTATTGGCATTTACAGTCAGTGGAGTTTTCAAAGAGG TGGATGGCAAATCCAGAGATTCATTCAGAGCTTTCTCTCGGGTGTTTATTGCTGTGCCTGCTGGAAATGCAGG TTTGTGCATTGTGAATGATGAGCTGTTTGTTCGGAACGCAACTACGGAGGAAATTCGGCGGGCTTTTGTTGCTCCAGCCCCTACACCATCCAGCAGCCCTGTACCCACTCTGTCTGCCCCCCAACAGGAAATGCTTGCTGCCTTCTCCCTAAAGTCTGGCATGAACCTGGAATGGTCTCAAAA GTGCCTGCATGACAACGATTGGGATTTTGACCGAGCTGCACAGATTTTCACTGGGCTTAAG GCCCACGGGAAAATCCCAGACGTTGCTTTTGTAAAATGA